The window AACATACATAGTGTAGTTGCCATTCAGAGTCAACATTTGCCCACACTCAtcaaacagaaatatttaagaTACTTTGGGCGAGATGTTCTCTTCCAGCTGAACTATACTCAGTGAACATTTGGCAGGAGGAAAATGGCACAAGGTGGCTTTAAGATGGAGGCTGGTCAAGTCCCTGGCATAAATTAGCCCAGACTGAAAGTTGCTCTAATTTGCACCCAGATGCCTCTGGCTCTAAAGCAAAGCTCACGtttgcctggccatgcctcctgtACCAGCAGTTCAGAGACCTTTTTTTCAGATAAGTGGAGATGCATATTGTGAATACAacctctgcatttgtccttgtttgcACTCACAGCATGGTTTAAAACATTTCTTACCAAATACTCTTGAAGCAAGTGTATGGATACCCACACCAAATGACTTTTCTTCAGGCTTTAGAGACCTAAGCGAGAATTGCATTGTATATTGATCAACATTGGCAATATAAATGTGAAACAAAGTTGCCATTGGTTTGTCAGTCGAATTCTATATCAATATAACTACCTTGGCCATTAATTACAGGGTCTATTATCTTGATTAAGTGGCTCTCATGAAAGAGGAGGTCTTTTCGAGATCCTTGACCAAGACTTTTGAACAACCAGAGGAAAGGCTGCCCTCACATTACCATCCACTGTTTTGCAATGAGCCCATCACAAGATGGGACCAGACTTTGGGAGTTAAATCAGAGCTGTGTTTATATGCATGCTGAGCAGATGTAATCAGTAAATTCATAGTATTATGCACTTTGCTAAGGAGTCTCAGTAAACTGACTCAATGAGCTCCCATTAATCTGGGCAAAACCAAAATCACCTTCCAAAGTTGAAAAGACTTATCCTGAAATAGAAGCCCTAACAATCAGCATAAGAAGACAGAGAACCTCCACCAACTCACAGGGACTCATGACCTCAGTATAAAATTTCTAGTAGGGTGCTTACAGTATGCGTGTTCTACTGTACCTTATTAAAACCATATAGCCAGGCATGGCTCCTAAGGAATAAATGAAGCTGCAGACTATGGATAATATTAAAAAGTACTGAAGCATCATGTCACAGTTTGCTTCTTTGTCACACTGACCCAGAACCGCAGAGACATTTCCAGATGAAAATCCAGAAGCTGCAACACAGGTGCAATTTTCAAATACCTGTCAAAAGATGGTTTTAATCATTTAGGCCCAGACTACAATACCCTTACACTGAGTAGTATCTTACACCATGTGAGGTGCCAATGAAGTCAATTCACAGAGCAAGAGAATAACGAACATGAGTAAAGCATCAAAATCTGTCCCTCTGTGTGATCTCGtagttatttaaaatgtttttattggtTCTCAGACTTTCTAAACTCTTCTTTggtctgttttttattttgttgtattgCAGTTTTCATTCTCTGTCATGTTCCACCTAGCATACAAGAATTTATAACTAAATCCTTATGGAAAATTCTTACCGTATTAAGATGATAACCTCTCCACAGGGTTTTTGTTTGTATGTTAGCCATCCTGTTAGACATCATTATAGCCCTGCTTTAGAACTGTATTATTGTTGTGAGATTTCTAGTGCTTCCCAGTGTTTAAAAAGGTGGAGAGGAGAACGGGGTGCAAGGGTCAAAGACCTGTCACCCCTCCCCCATTTAAAATTGGTTGATGAGGGGGACACTTTAAGCACTATCTTACCAAAGCTGCTGCTTCCAGATTATGATAGATCCCCAACTTTTTAGGCCATTTTAAATACTGGCACTTCCAGGTTTTAGACAAGTAGAAAATACCACAGGCATAACTTCTTGAATGCATTTTGGTATTTCCATTTCTATCTATTCCATAAAAGAGAAGAGGCTTGTTCAATCTTCTGTTTTCTGTAAACTTAATTGAACTTTTTCAAGCTTCAAATTTTCAGATTCAGTTTGAATTTGGGGCAAAGGGTCAGGCCAGTCACTATTGTATCCAAACCTCTTTGCCCATCTCTAATTATCACTCTATAAAGTCCTAGTCAAAATGTATATATCCACTGCACCATGCTATCTAGATTTCATAATTTGAGCTGTTATGCCTTACTGTATGTTTTCTTGTTCCATCTGAAGCTCTACAACCAGCAAGACAAGGTGAAACATACGTTATTCCATTCTCCCCACAAACAGGATCCCACACTTTAATTGAGCAATCACAATCCCTGTTGCAGTCAGCAAGTAGGGTTATTTCCATGTATGAGACCTGTTCTAttctgaaatatatttaaaaggtgAACAAACAAttcaagagttaaaaaaaaaaacatcattaCCACCACCTAAAACAACCCACCAATAGAAGCTTCTTATCATTGACTACATAAACCTTCTCAGTAGGTCAGGAGCTTTTCCAGGACTTAGCCCTGCACTTCTTACATAAAACATTCATTGATCAGACCCTTAGGGTTTAGTATTTCTTCTGTGTAATTTTTTTCATTCAAGACATTGTACAGTCCACAGAGATATACTATGACTGCTGTACAACATGACTTTCATAGCCTGCGGTGCTTATATCgtctacgtgtgtgtgtgtgtgtgtgtgtgtaagtatagGTTTGTatacacacaggcacacaccTACAGATTAGTGGCAACCTTCAAATCAAGAAACTGCAGATAAAACATTCCATGTTATCAAcatgaaaataatatttaaataacaAGCTCCTGTAGGTCCCTCTATGTTATTGCGATTGCATATGTAAATGGTCAGCCAGACATATAACTGGCCACTTACATCAGCAAATATCTGACTTGAATGTACAATTGTATTAGTCACACGTGCAAGTGGGACAAGCAATTGTATGTGCATTTTTGTTTATGTATTGTTGCATGGAAGCTTTAGAAAACTAGAGGCAAACAGGCTATTTTAAATGTTCAGAACACATGAACACAGTTCACAGCACTACAGCACTTTCACCTCCTCCACTACATCTTCCAAGGAGAGTACTCAGTGGACTTAACCCACCATGTTAACTAACTTCTCAACACTATGGTTTTAGATAAAGGATGGGAGGatgggcagaggagggagagagaaactcACTGCCTTTGCCTTCTTGGACATTGATGGTTTGGATAAATTAGAACCTGAATCTGAAAtgttcctggttttgtttttgcaaaaccAAACTGTGGACTCCTTGGCCCATTTCTaactaaaaaaatgttttattacaAGGGGATGATGGATCAGTTCAGTATTGTGATTTAAAGAACATACCCTTCATAGGAGACCGTTAGACCAGCAACTGGAGAATTTTCACAAACCATGAAATAAGCAGCAAAGTAGATTAGGTATTGAGTTAAAGAGATCCAAAAGGCTATGTTGGCAGCATGAATGGTACTTATCTTGAATTTCTTCATTAGAAAGCCTCCAAGAAAATATCCAATGCATATAACTGGTAAGTTGTAAACAGCTATAAAGACACAAGCAAATAAAGCCTTTCTTGTTGTGCAAATATTTATCATATAAAGCCCTCAGCAGAATCACCAGCTGGTAGGCAAAAACAAGATATAATGGGAGTGTACCTATTAAAAAGATGGCCTGCGATGCAGATTTCCCATACTGTTGTTCCAAATATTTTGGCATGAAGGTTATCGTACCATTGAAAGCACTGAACTGCATCACAGTTATGCATATAAACAACATATAAACTGGGTTGTGAAACAGACTCCTGAGGAATGGGATGAAATCTGGAATGAAAGAATGTAACTCGTTATTTTGAAGCTTTACAAGATGACATTGCTTATTGtggctgaggaaggagggaagcagaggTGGCCCTAAATTGGATCCAGTTCAAACCTGGGTTTGGTCAGAGCCACAGACCTATTGTAACTAATACCATCTGGAATGGTCCCCTGGAGGGTCTTTTGTTAGCCCAGGATGTCCCTCTCCTACCTCAACACACTCCAATCCCAATGCAAGGAACGGTCTGTAAAGCACAATTGAGTGcttatcttttttttcctctctcttttttttttcatgatgtATTTGTATAAGCCCTTCTGGTTGCTAATAAACCATTTGGGTAGCATTAACTCATTCCGGGTTTGGTTTCCTGCCCTCATCTTTTAAACAAAAACCTTCACCTGCTCTCTTCTTGTTTGAGtcttccccttctctccattTCCAATACAGGATCTTTTATTGTCCTCATTCCTTTCATGCAGGCATTCTTGGTTCCGTGCATTTTTCTTTCATGGTGGAATTCatatacatttcatttttaattatgaCTTCTTTAAGCATACCCCATATACATTAAATACACATGGATATTAATGCTTCTTCCCACTGCACCATGCTAACTAGATCTCATCATTCTTTCAGATTTTGCATTCCTGAAAGGCTCCACTGCTAGTCTCATAATGGTTACCTACGATCTAACCACTGGCTTCTCCACCATACTTCTAAGGACTTGATCCTGAGTTCTCATTCAGTCAAACCTCCTATTGATACTAGTGGGACTGGGTTTCTTTGGGAGTTATGCTTGCGAATCAGAAcccaaaccattaaaaaaaatcctctgttTAATTTTTTGCACTAGCTAGTGTGCTGATCTACTGTCAAGAAACTTTGCAAAACAAACTCAAACTTTTAGAACACAATGACCACAATTTATCGAAAATGGGCACTGCTTTTCATTGAAATGTGTCCTTCAAGGGAGGGAGGACTAGTATCTTGGTAAATGAGGGCTAATATATCAGTCCCACAATATTGTTTAgtttataataaaaaaatcaaatggctCTAATGGCTGAAATGCTATCAGCAGGCTGCCTAGTTTGTAGATGCCACATGGTCTAGGATCAAAACattctgaggaaggcagggctgcccagaggattctgggggtctggggtcttcggcggtaattcggtggcaggggtgGGTCTTTCcattccgggacctgccgccgaagtgccccgaagacccgtggcgggggccccctgctgccgaattaccgctgaagaggGACTCGccaccgaagtgcagccgggtctttggtggtaattcggcagcagggggcccctgccgcgggtctttgggacacttcggtggagggtcccggaacggaagggcccccccgctgctgaattaccactgaagacccggctgcacttagGCAGTGGGtcccgctttggtggtaattctgaagcgggggtccttctgccctggagcgGACGGATCCCTCGCCGGCAAAGACAGGGAGCGGAAGAAGCACCAGGGGTCCAGaacccacgagagttttccggggcccccggagcgagtgaaggaccccgctccaggggccccaaaacacACTcttggggacctggggcaaattgcccctcttaccccctctctgggcggccctgggggaagggatgggagtgTTAAGCTGAACTACACAAAGTGGATTTTTCACTTGAAACCAAGACACTTTTTAATTAGGGATTTTTAGGGTCAGTGGAACTTACacataaatataataaaaagtgCTGCTCCTATGAATGATAATAGAAAGAAAAGCGCTCTCAAATAACACTATAGGACTAGAAATTCTGAGCTACGGAATGGGCACCTTTCTTTGTCAAAAGATTACTTCATGGAAAGAAAACTGGCTGTTGATTTTTGGACTACATGAATAAAGAGAAATGACCTTGTATTTAAGAGTGAAGATTTAATATaggttttcaaaagtaactaatgATTTTGGGTACATTGAATGTGAAGTGGCACCCATCTTGAGACACCTTCAAGGGATAAGATTTTCAGAGGGCATGTGCTCTGCCCTTTCTAAAAATTAGGGCCTGTTAAAATATCTCTGCTGGGACATCCACTACCACTGGCCGCTTCTGACAATCTTCTCCTATAttgaatttaatttatttatgttCCTAAAGGGCCAATATGAAGAGGTGGAAGAcacacagaaattaaaagaaaaaaccaGTTATAGCACATATAGAAAACCTGGAAATTTGCAAATATAAAGCTTGTTATCTCTATCtgtgcaaaaggaaaaaaaattgctaaatCTTTCTGGATAAAATCCACCTGTTTTGAGAGGTCTTTGAACCACTTAAGTGCCTTGTAGGTCCTGTTTTGAGGATTTAATTGGGACTTAAGTAGCGCGCAGGCCTTGTGCTGGTTCTCTGCCTGAGGAAGTGGGGAGGATTTCACCCTCTAAGACTTGCAACTTCCTATGATTTTTTCAGTTTCATTGTCTAAACTTTGCCAGTTTTCAGTAGTCTTACCCAGCTCTAGTTATAACTAGTGGTTGGCTGGAAGCAAAACTCCAGATCCAAATACCCCTGAAATTTAGGACAAGTGGGGAGGTGAACTGGATCTCAAATTCACagtaggtgtttatctctataAGGGGCCAATCCAAAATCCCAGATCCAACACTCTTATACTTCGGAGAGTTTAAAATCACAGTGTGAATGGTGCAGCTTGGTATCATCTTTAATTATAAAACACAGAGTCCAGTCATATAGAGAAAAGAAAGACTTACCTAGCATGGCGCTGGTTTTAATGTGTTCTACCATATAATGACACTAGTACATTCAGGAGATAGTTAGCTTAACTTACCTTTAGTGATCTCACGCATTTTCAATCTGGCACCGCTCTCTTGTAGCAGTGATGTATTTCTCATACTTAATAACTCAGTCTCATTTGCTAATCCCTCCTTCGGAAGGGATTTGGGCAGAAAACAAAAAGGTATTCCAGCGAGCAGACTTACTGATCCACAAATCAGAATGCCCAGCCACCATGCGCCAACCCAACGGGCATCAGTAAGTGTTATAGTCACCTCTtctaaaaataaatggacacgCATCTGATTAACTCTGAGTTAGCTTTCCCTATGGTCATTGGTTGTGCTGGTTACTTCTCATATTTAAGATAAAATAAAACTGTTTGTTTGAAAGATTCAAATTATCTCTTTGAATGAGGCTTGTGGAGGTTACCAGTATCTCTCTCTTATGCAAAGAATTTATCTATCAAATCTGGGTGTTTTATATTGAATACATTTTTCTTCACTGTTAAACTATCTCAGATTACAAAATAATTTAGCAAATTATATGTTTGACAGATTCTTTCACTCATGTTTGAATTCAGGTGATTTTGTTGAACTGAACAACATATGATATCCCATCAGAAAACTATTTCTAGCAAACTGGCATAAAACCACAAGGGCAGTTGATGCTGAGATATACGCAAATCATCCTTGTTGATTAATACATAcagattttatttatatatattagtTCATTACCTATATCTGTGAATCCCAGATCCACATACAGCTGTGCACAATATGATCCCAACATGAAACCAAGAAAAGGACCTATCACAGTTGCTACCTGTAGGCACCCTAAAATtggggaaaggggaaaaatacaCAAAATTAGAAACCATCGAGAGTTACTTTGATGGAAAATAATTTTGCTTTTAGCCTAGTTCAATTGATTGGGCACATAGGAAgggagtgttgtctagtggttaaTGCAGTGGACTttgagtcagaactcctgggtcctCTTCCCAGTTCTGTCGCTGACTTGCTTCTACTCTACTCCACGTTAAGGCCTCAGCTgtagtattgtgcccagttctgggtgccacatttcaggaaagatgtgaacaaattggagaaagtccagagaaaagcaacaataatgatgaaagatctagaaaacctgacatacaaggaaagattgaaaaaactgggttggtTTACTCTGGAGAAGAAATGACTgaagggaaatatttttaaatacataaaaggtaTGAAGAAAGTGAGAAATTCTTCTCATTAACCTCTAAGGAAAGGAtgagaagtaatgggtttaaattgcagcaaggaaggtttagattcgacattaggaaaaacttcctaactgtcagggtagttaagcactggaacaaatttcctagggaagttgtggagtctccatcattggaggttatTAAGAACACAtcagacaagcacctgtcagaaGAGGTCTAGTTATTGCTTAGTCCTGTCTggtgtgcaggggactggacctaGATGATTTATTGAGGTCCCGGACAGTCCtactcttctatgattctatgggcaCCCTAGCATATTTTGTTCTCTGGTTGACTCTTAGTATCAGGTCTGCTTACTTATAAATCTGAACTTCACTTGCTGTCCCTGTTCATCAATATTTTTTCATGGGcctgagtctttccattgattttaatgggctttggatcaagccctctgGTTTTTGTTTAGTCAAATATACCAACCAAGtaactttttcactagaataTTTACAGAAAGTGAATGCTAAGGGGCACAAGGGTAAATCCCTGAACCCAGGCAGAGTTCCATTGATTTAAGTGGGGCTCCACCTACGTTCAGGGGTCTGCCCAGTTGATTCTCAATACAGGATCCCAGCCTACATGGATGCAAATACAATCAATGAACATTCAAATTCATTTAAACATTTGAACAAATAGTTGAATGACATTTTCTGGAGTGTGCACCCACCTCTAACTataggtaaataaataaataaataatggtgcACTATTTACCGTGAA of the Gopherus flavomarginatus isolate rGopFla2 chromosome 1, rGopFla2.mat.asm, whole genome shotgun sequence genome contains:
- the LOC127058574 gene encoding solute carrier organic anion transporter family member 1A2-like isoform X1, which gives rise to MKETKKPAATEKFCYISKLKIFLLASSLAYLAKTMSGAYMNSMLTQIERRFNIPASLVGIINGSFEIGNLLVIAFVSYFGAKFHRPRLIALGCTVMSFACLVISLPHFLMERYQYETALSPLENSSSSMSMCLINQSQSSTHMEKQSAECEQKSGSLMWVFVLVGNIIRGIGETPIMPLVISYVEDFSKAENSPFYIGCLQVATVIGPFLGFMLGSYCAQLYVDLGFTDIEEVTITLTDARWVGAWWLGILICGSVSLLAGIPFCFLPKSLPKEGLANETELLSMRNTSLLQESGARLKMREITKDFIPFLRSLFHNPVYMLFICITVMQFSAFNGTITFMPKYLEQQYGKSASQAIFLIAVYNLPVICIGYFLGGFLMKKFKISTIHAANIAFWISLTQYLIYFAAYFMVCENSPVAGLTVSYEGIEQVSYMEITLLADCNRDCDCSIKVWDPVCGENGITYVSPCLAGCRASDGTRKHTVFENCTCVAASGFSSGNVSAVLGQCDKEANCDMMLQYFLILSIVCSFIYSLGAMPGYMVLIRSLKPEEKSFGVGIHTLASRVFAGIPSPIYFGALIDSTCLKWGTLSCGGEGACRMYDIVTYRWYYLGLPAILRGVSYIPSVLILLILKKQLKSSEGKTLKRSPMAMENIDEQND
- the LOC127058574 gene encoding solute carrier organic anion transporter family member 1A5-like isoform X2, coding for MKETKKPAATEKFCYISKLKIFLLASSLAYLAKTMSGAYMNSMLTQIERRFNIPASLVGIINGSFEIGNLLVIAFVSYFGAKFHRPRLIALGCTVMSFACLVISLPHFLMERYQYETALSPLENSSSSMSMCLINQSQSSTHMEKQSAECEQKSGSLMWVFVLVGNIIRGIGETPIMPLVISYVEDFSKAENSPFYIGCLQVATVIGPFLGFMLGSYCAQLYVDLGFTDIEEVTITLTDARWVGAWWLGILICGSVSLLAGIPFCFLPKSLPKEGLANETELLSMRNTSLLQESGARLKMREITKDFIPFLRSLFHNPVYMLFICITVMQFSAFNGTITFMPKYLEQQYGKSASQAIFLIAVYNLPVICIGYFLGGFLMKKFKISTIHAANIAFWISLTQYLIYFAAYFMVCENSPVAGLTVSYEGIEQVSYMEITLLADCNRDCDCSIKVWDPVCGENGITYVSPCLAGCRASDGTRKHTVFENCTCVAASGFSSGNVSAVLGL